A genomic stretch from Candidatus Margulisiibacteriota bacterium includes:
- a CDS encoding sodium transporter, with translation MINAIFLTIFVLVIISIGIWSMKKISSVNDFFLGSRTIGAWLSGIAYGTTYFSAVLFIGFAGKLGWGFGINVLWIALGNVVIGCYLSWKVLGKRTRRMTNNLNALTMPEFFNQRYLSPALKIFSSLIIFIFLLPYSASVFKGLGHLFEISFNIPYDLALFSMILLTGVYLVLGGYFAIAINDLVMGVIMFFGSILMVITLSNHAGGLMPSISTIITNYSAHIPVGKQAGWLTLASLVFMTSFGTWGLPQMIQKFYAIKDESLINKAAIITTVFATVIVFAAYFIGSMTHVFFTSVPIVEGQPVFDLFIPTMLNQYLPPYFMAVILILIISASMSTLSSLVLVSASALVMDFYNGTINKKASQKQLLILMRVLSGIFIICSWVIARFQFSVIVTLMSLSWGVVAGSFMAPYVYGLFWKKTTKLASWAGMISGFLTAIILFYALPASQSPLSASIAMIVPFFVIPIVSLLTKPLPKETIEIAFK, from the coding sequence ATGATTAATGCAATTTTCTTAACTATTTTTGTTTTGGTAATTATCTCAATAGGCATCTGGAGCATGAAAAAAATATCTTCTGTTAACGATTTCTTCTTAGGCTCCAGAACAATTGGGGCTTGGCTCTCTGGAATCGCTTATGGAACTACTTATTTCTCTGCCGTATTGTTCATTGGTTTCGCTGGAAAACTCGGATGGGGTTTTGGCATCAATGTTTTATGGATTGCACTTGGAAACGTTGTTATTGGCTGCTATCTTTCCTGGAAAGTTTTAGGAAAAAGAACCAGAAGAATGACTAACAACCTCAACGCACTAACTATGCCAGAGTTCTTTAATCAAAGATACTTAAGCCCTGCCTTAAAAATTTTCTCATCGCTCATTATTTTCATTTTCTTACTTCCCTATTCTGCCTCCGTCTTTAAAGGTTTGGGCCATCTTTTTGAAATAAGCTTCAATATTCCTTATGATCTTGCCCTATTTTCAATGATTCTCTTAACCGGAGTATATTTAGTACTAGGAGGCTATTTTGCTATAGCCATTAATGATCTTGTAATGGGCGTCATTATGTTCTTTGGCTCCATCCTAATGGTAATAACTCTTAGCAATCACGCTGGAGGACTAATGCCCTCTATTAGTACAATTATCACCAATTACAGCGCTCACATTCCTGTAGGAAAACAAGCAGGTTGGCTTACGCTTGCCTCACTAGTTTTCATGACCTCTTTTGGAACATGGGGACTACCACAAATGATTCAAAAGTTTTATGCAATAAAAGATGAGTCCCTTATCAACAAAGCAGCCATCATTACCACTGTCTTTGCAACAGTTATAGTCTTTGCTGCTTATTTCATTGGTTCTATGACGCATGTCTTTTTTACCTCGGTACCAATAGTGGAAGGTCAACCAGTATTTGATTTATTTATCCCAACTATGCTTAATCAATATTTACCACCATATTTTATGGCAGTGATTTTAATACTAATTATCTCGGCCTCAATGTCTACTTTATCCTCTCTTGTTCTTGTCTCTGCGTCTGCTCTTGTTATGGACTTTTACAATGGAACCATCAACAAAAAAGCGTCTCAAAAACAACTACTTATTCTGATGAGAGTTTTGAGTGGAATTTTTATCATATGCTCTTGGGTTATTGCTAGGTTCCAGTTTAGCGTTATTGTTACCTTAATGTCTTTATCTTGGGGTGTTGTTGCTGGTTCCTTTATGGCTCCCTATGTCTATGGATTGTTTTGGAAAAAAACAACCAAATTAGCCAGCTGGGCAGGAATGATTAGTGGTTTTCTAACTGCAATCATTCTCTTTTACGCTCTTCCAGCATCACAGTCACCATTGTCTGCCAGCATCGCAATGATTGTTCCGTTTTTCGTAATACCAATAGTTAGTCTTCTTAC
- a CDS encoding RNA-binding protein codes for MDIYVGNLKYEVRENDLQEMFSEFGEVSKVKIVKDRDTDRSKGFGFVTMDDTAEATAAITALNGKDLNGRAITVNAARPK; via the coding sequence ATGGATATATACGTAGGAAATTTAAAATATGAAGTAAGAGAAAACGATTTACAAGAAATGTTCTCAGAATTCGGAGAAGTAAGCAAAGTTAAAATCGTTAAAGATAGAGACACAGATCGTTCCAAAGGTTTCGGTTTCGTAACGATGGATGACACAGCAGAAGCGACAGCAGCTATCACAGCATTAAATGGTAAAGATTTAAATGGAAGAGCAATTACAGTTAACGCAGCTCGCCCTAAATAA